A single region of the Carassius gibelio isolate Cgi1373 ecotype wild population from Czech Republic chromosome A14, carGib1.2-hapl.c, whole genome shotgun sequence genome encodes:
- the LOC128027311 gene encoding neuroblast differentiation-associated protein AHNAK-like isoform X17, producing MADEQDTREVLFPQWMGADKHGLTIEQKGQGEIFVKEVKDESPAAHTGNVHEGDQIVGATIYFDNMSSEETAELLKTLNQHKVGLKLQNKTGDKSPCRSPMGTLSWEGRGGLGGSSSDIFLSGDDEDYKRIYTKKIKPRLKSEDLAEGVDVRTERHSSTSSDGCTITTITRRITTYTVDVPGGTSQQIDHSSPEFKIQVLQHEQLEGDTTPIRLPHSSLVSGVHRGIKMGDISLSGPHMTGSCVKHCSTESSKTTSELDGSGKEITFNVSDTGLSGGKGQRVIEHIRRTEVTAGSSEHSGNVTMGLGKDVKNIYSPSMMGGTELSTVKDSHVSGFSISGDTGDSIGRESLSKFHKDGSDDKTKLSKVTIDVQRPKESPNVEVNFNNQNLKDFSQRGFSITGNQEISAQEPDTVVSLSKADVKITSTDMDIRGLELKIDGHKGIVKDVTFDVPSNTAQRISMPDVDLNLKGQKAKRNLSAPNVEGVKGDFTVPKVKIPSFGFKTSEVKGPDVDANLVKAKMEIRTQDVDMNTPELNILRSEGKVKDPQIKMPSISGPKISVSEMNLNVKGSTLKEDINVSTQKVEGDVKAPKIEGPELQGTDGHFKIPKMKMPSFGIHASKVEGPDVDVNLPYADMKIKSPELDINGCEGKINGSKFKMSMPDVDLNLKGPKLKGDVDVSIPKVEGDIKAPKAEIECPDIEGPESGFKMPKIKMPSFGMKGPKVEGPDVNVKIPKVNTEVKAPEVDIKAPELDIAGTEGKIKGPKFKMSTVSGPKMSMSDVDFNLKGPKLKGDVDVSIPKVEGDLKAPKVEIEGPDIEGPEGHFKMPKFHMPSFGMKGPKVEGPDVDVKIPKADIGVKAPDIDINAPELDIEGPEGKIKGPKLKIPSISGPNISMPDVDFNLKGPKLKGDVDVSIPKVEGDLKAPKVEIEGPDIEGPEGHFKMPKFHMPSFGMKGPKVEGPDVDVKIPKADIGIKAPDININAPELDVEGPEGKIKGPKFKIPSISGPNISMPNVDFNLKGPKLKGDVDMSIPKVEGDLKAPKVEIEGPAIEGPEGHFKMPKFHMPSFGMKGPKVEGPDVDVKIPKADIGIKAPDIDINAPELDVEGPEGKIKGPKFKIPSISGPNISMPNVDFNLKGPKLKGDVDVSIPKVEGDLKGPKVEVEGPDIEGPDGRFKMAKFRMPSFGMKGPKVEGPDVDVKIPKADIEVNAPDIDINAPELDIEGPEGKIKGPKFKIPSISGPNISMPDVDFNLKGPKLKGDVDMSIPKVEGDLKAPKVEIEGKDTEGPEGRFKMPKFRMPSFGMKGPKVEGPDVDVKIPKADIGIKAPDININAPELDVEGPEGKIKGPKFKIPSISGPNISMPNVDFNLKGPKLKGDVDMSIPKVEGDLKAPKVEIEGPDIEGPEGRFKMPKFHMPSFGMKGPKVDGPDVDVKIPEADIEVNAPDIDINAPELDIEGPEGKIKGPKFKIPSISGPKISMPNVDFNLKGPKLKGDVDMSIPKVEGDLKAPKVEIEGPDIEGPEGRFKMPKFHMPSFGMKGPKVDGPDVDVKIPKADIEVNAPDIDINAPELDIEGPEGKIKGPKFKIPSISGPNISMPNVDFNLKGPKLKGDVDVSIPKVEGDLKAPKVEVEGPDIEGPAGRFKMAKFRMPSFGMKGPKVEGPDVDLKIPKADIEVNAPDIDINAPELDIEGPEGKIKGPKFKIPSISGPNISMPDVDFNLKGPKLKGDVDVSMPKVEGDLKAPKGEIGGPVIGGPQGRFKMPKFRMPSFGMKGPKVEGPDVDVKIPKADIEVNAPDMDIRAPELNIEGPEGKTKGPKFKLPTMSDPKISMPDVDFNLKGPKLKGDVDVSMPKVEGDLKAPKGEIEGPDIEGPEGHFKKPKFHMPSFGMKGPKVEGPDVDVKIPKADIGVKVPDMDINAPELDFEGPEGKIKGPKFNMPSISGPKLSMPDFDFNLKGPKLKGDIDVSIPKVEGDLKAPKVEIEGPDIEGPDGHFKMPKFHMPSFGMKGPKVEGPDVDVKIPKADIEVKAPDIDINAPELDIEGPEGKIKGPKLKIPSISGPKISMPDVDFNLKGPKLKGDVDMSIPRVEGDLKAPKVEIGGPDIEGPQGRFKMPKFRMPSFGMKGTKVEGPDVDVKIPEADIEVNAPDMDIRAPELNIEGPEGKIKGPKVKLPTMSGPKISMPDVDFNLKGPKLKGDVDVSMPKVEGDLKAPNVEIEGPDIEGPDGRFKMPKFHMPSFGMKGPKVEGPDVDVKIPKADIEVNAPDVDIKAPELDIKGPEGKIKGPKFNMPSISGPKLSMPDFDFNLKGPKLKGDIDVSIPKVEGDLKAPKVEIEGPDIEGPDGRVKMPKFHMPSFGMKGPKVEGPDVNVKIPKEDIEVKAPDIDINAPELDIEGPEGKIKGPKYNMPSFSGPKLSMPDFDFNLKGPKLKGDVDVSIPKLEGDIDVPKVEIEGPEGGFKMPKMKMPSFKMKGPQVEGPDVDVKIPKADIEVKAPDMDINAPELDIDLPEGKIKGPKVKMPSVSGPEGPNVEINFPETNVKKPKFKMPKFGFKGSKIEAPDVDFKHPKGSKVKGQAGVSLEGDVFMPKLEVDSSSVEIKSPEGGFKMPKFKMPKFGFKSPQEDIDVSVPCGDVDLNSPDIDIKTCDLKVEGPEGRIKGTKFKMPSISGTNISLPDVDLNFKSPKVKSDIDVSGPRISGDIKAPKMDIECPDVDLEGPEGGFKMPKMKMPLFGFKGPKLEGSDIDINLSKADVDIKGPEIDIKTPDLDIEGPEGKIKGPKFNMPSISGPKISMQDVNLNLKSPKVKGDLDFSVPKISGDIKAPKVDIEGPDINLEGPEGDFKMPSFGLKGPKVEGPDVDISLPKADVDIKGPEIDVKVPDLDIEAPDGGLKHVRPLKFTGPNLGIKSSGGNLSMPEKDLGARIDVKSPDINISGTDANIKVPKMNKSKFSIRVKSPKLDADIPDSGGSAEGPDIDVKENKGKFKLSKVKGKSKTFDGDLKLETNEPDLQMKSIKVKKPLFGKLHFPNVEFDIKSPKVKGSSSASGTIKSNVDLPSASLKTDIQTPDFSGPNFQTKGGKIKMLNLGISGSEIKTPELDVRNVSLDLPEKAFNSQDVSVAGSGINGKSRANIDLEGKIQDVRLTVPAVNVHGGALDADLNLTEQKGVKGSIEIPGFNVRGQKEETASGLDVKPDASLSGVMEYQDVNVTFPKIKVPKFGVALPKVDSGELAAGSKVSSQSLEMENTEMKSSGGKVKVKMPKLFTKSKSKGGSAADLTVEGEEIDVTSKGGAKVSKEFSLSSGELTSGKLAVEGSSGFKVTPKSKSASLDLLKRKPLHSSSVSDEGGLASPVSAEGHLQTEGGNVSVDVGEKVKGKKGKFKFATVGGFSSKSKGSYEVTDESEVRMEGAGGVAQSSKKSRMSSSSSNDSGSKSSFRLPRLEIAVSQKK from the exons AGTGGGGATGACGAAGACTATAAAAGAATCTACACTAAGAAAATTAAACCAAGACTAAAGTCTGAGGATCTTGCTGAGGGTGTTGATGTACGCACAGAACGTCACAGCAGCACAAGCAGTGATGGTTGCACCATTACTACAATCACTCGTCGAATAACTACCTACACTGTGGATGTGCCCGGGGGGACTAGTCAGCAGATTGATCACTCAAGCCCTGAGTTCAAAATTCAGGTTTTGCAACATGAGCAGTTGGAGGGGGATACTACTCCGATCAGATTACCACATAGTAGCCTTGTTAGTGGTGTACACAGAGGTATAAAAATGGGTGACATATCTCTTAGCGGGCCTCATATGACTGGCTCCTGTGTGAAGCACTGTAGCACAGAATCTTCCAAAACAACAAGTGAATTAGATGGTAGTGggaaagaaattacatttaatgtgtCAGACACTGGACTGTCAGGTGGAAAAGGACAGAGGGTGATAGAACATATTCGAAGGACTGAAGTTACTGCAGGGAGTAGTGAACACTCTGGCAACGTTACCATGGGGTTAGGCAAAGACGTGAAAAATATTTATTCTCCAAGTATGATGGGAGGAACTGAACTTTCTACAGTAAAGGACTCTCATGTTTCAGGTTTTTCCATTAGTGGAGATACAGGGGACAGTATTGGGAGAGAATCTTTGTCTAAATTTCATAAGGATGGGTCTGATGATAAAACCAAATTGTCTAAGGTTACCATAGATGTTCAGAGACCCAAGGAAAGTCCAAATGTAGAGGTGAATTTTAACAATCAAAATCTCAAAGATTTTAGTCAGAGAGGTTTTAGCATAACTGGGAATCAGGAAATTTCAGCTCAGGAACCTGATACAGTAGTAAGTCTATCCAAAGCTGATGTTAAAATCACATCAACAGATATGGACATTAGGGGTCTGGAGCTTAAAATTGATGGACATAAGGGTATAGTAAAAGATGTTACATTTGATGTGCCGTCAAATACTGCTCAAAGAATTTCTATGCCAGATGTGGATTTGAACCTGAAAGGACAAAAAGCGAAAAGAAATTTGTCTGCTCCAAATGTTGAGGGAGTCAAAGGTGACTTTACTGTTCCAAAGGTCAAAATACCCTCATTTGGATTTAAAACTTCAGAAGTGAAGGGTCCTGATGTtgatgcaaatcttgtcaaagcCAAAATGGAGATTAGAACACAAGATGTGGATATGAATACTCCAGAGCTTAACATTTTGAGATCTGAAGGAAAAGTTAAAGATCCCCaaatcaaaatgccatcaatCTCTGGTCCTAAGATTTCAGTGTCTGAAATGAACTTAAATGTAAAAGGGTCAACACTAAAAGAGGACATCAACGTGTCTACTCAAAAAGTGGAAGGAGATGTTAAGGCACCTAAGATTGAGGGTCCAGAACTTCAAGGTACTGATGGTCATTTTAAaataccaaaaatgaaaatgccttCATTTGGAATCCATGCTTCAAAAGTAGAGGGCCCTGATGTTGATGTAAATCTTCCCTATGCTGACATGAAAATCAAAAGTCCAGAGCTTGACATTAATGGATGTGAGGGAAAGATCAACGGCTCCAAATTCAAAATGTCTATGCCAGATGTTGACCTCAATCTAAAAGGTCCAAAACTGAAAGGTGATGTTGATGTTTCTATTCCAAAAGTGGAAGGAGATATTAAAGCACCAAAAGCTGAGATAGAATGCCCAGACATTGAAGGACCCGAGAGTGGTTTTAAGATGCCAAAGATCAAAATGCCATCATTCGGAATGAAGGGGCCAAAAGTGGAAGGACCAGATGTTAATGTGAAAATCCCTAAAGTCAATACTGAAGTTAAGGCACCAGAGGTGGATATCAAAGCTCCAGAGTTAGACATTGCAGGAACTGAAGGAAAAATCAAGGGCCCCAAATTCAAGATGTCAACAGTGTCTGGTCCAAAGATGTCTATGTCAGATGTTGACTTCAACCTGAAAGGTCCAAAACTGAAAGGTGATGTTGACGTGTCCATTCCCAAAGTGGAAGGAGATcttaaagcaccaaaagttgagaTTGAAGGCCCAGacattgaaggacctgagggtCATTTTAAGATGCCAAAGTTCCACATGCCATCATTTGGAATGAAGGGTCCAAAAGTGGAGGGTCCAGATGTTGATGTGAAAATCCCTAAAGCTGATATTGGAGTTAAGGCTCCAGATATTGACATTAATGCTCCAGAGTTAGACATTGAAG GTcctgagggaaaaatcaagggccCCAAGTTGAAGATCCCATCAATTTCTGGCCCAAATATTTCTATGCCAGATGTTGACTTCAACCTGAAAGGTCCAAAACTCAAAGGTGATGTTGACGTGTCCATTCCTAAAGTGGAAGGAGATcttaaagcaccaaaagttgagaTTGAAGGCCCAGacattgaaggacctgagggtCATTTTAAGATGCCAAAGTTCCACATGCCATCATTTGGAATGAAGGGTCCAAAAGTGGAGGGTCCAGATGTTGATGTGAAAATCCCTAAAGCTGATATTGGAATTAAGGCTCCAGATATTAACATCAATGCTCCAGAGTTAGACGTTGAAGGTcctgagggaaaaatcaagggccCCAAATTCAAGATTCCATCAATCTCTGGCCCAAATATTTCTATGCCAAATGTTGACTTCAACCTGAAAGGTCCAAAACTGAAAGGTGATGTTGACATGTCCATTCCCAAAGTGGAAGGAGATcttaaagcaccaaaagttgagaTTGAAGGCCCAGCcattgaaggacctgagggtCATTTTAAGATGCCAAAGTTCCACATGCCATCATTTGGAATGAAGGGTCCAAAAGTGGAGGGTCCAGATGTTGATGTGAAAATCCCTAAAGCTGATATTGGAATTAAGGCTCCAGATATTGACATCAATGCTCCAGAGTTAGACGTTGAAGGTcctgagggaaaaatcaagggccCCAAGTTCAAGATCCCATCAATCTCTGGCCCAAATATTTCTATGCCAAATGTTGACTTCAACCTGAAAGGTCCAAAACTGAAAGGTGATGTTGATGTGTCCATTCCAAAAGTGGAAGGAGATCTTAAAGGACCAAAAGTTGAGGTTGAAGGCCCAGACATTGAAGGACCTGATGGTCGTTTTAAGATGGCAAAGTTCCGCATGCCATCATTCGGAATGAAGGGTCCAAAAGTGGAGGGTCCAGATGTTGATGTGAAAATTCCTAAAGCCGATATTGAAGTTAATGCACCAGATATTGACATCAATGCTCCAGAGTTAGACATTGAAGGTcctgagggaaaaatcaagggccCCAAGTTCAAGATCCCATCAATCTCTGGCCCAAATATTTCTATGCCAGATGTTGACTTCAACCTGAAAGGTCCAAAACTGAAAGGTGATGTTGACATGTCCATTCCCAAAGTGGAAGGAGATCTTAAAGCACCAAAAGTAGAGATTGAAGGCAAAGACACTGAAGGACCTGAGGGTCGTTTTAAGATGCCAAAGTTCCGCATGCCATCATTCGGAATGAAGGGTCCAAAAGTGGAGG GTCCAGATGTTGATGTGAAAATCCCTAAAGCTGATATTGGAATTAAGGCTCCAGATATTAACATCAACGCTCCAGAGTTAGACGTTGAAGGTcctgagggaaaaatcaagggccCCAAATTCAAGATCCCATCAATCTCTGGCCCAAATATTTCTATGCCAAATGTTGACTTCAACCTGAAAGGTCCAAAACTGAAAGGTGATGTTGACATGTCCATTCCCAAAGTGGAAGGAGATcttaaagcaccaaaagttgagaTTGAAGGCCCAGacattgaaggacctgagggtCGTTTTAAGATGCCAAAATTCCACATGCCATCATTCGGAATGAAGGGTCCAAAAGTGGATGGTCCAGATGTTGATGTGAAAATCCCTGAAGCCGATATTGAAGTTAATGCACCAGATATTGACATCAATGCTCCAGAGTTAGACATTGAAGGTcctgagggaaaaatcaagggccCCAAGTTCAAGATCCCATCAATCTCTGGCCCAAAAATTTCTATGCCAAATGTTGACTTCAACCTGAAAGGTCCAAAACTGAAAGGTGATGTTGACATGTCCATTCCCAAAGTGGAAGGAGATcttaaagcaccaaaagttgagaTTGAAGGCCCAGacattgaaggacctgagggtCGTTTTAAGATGCCAAAATTCCACATGCCATCATTCGGAATGAAGGGTCCAAAAGTGGATGGTCCAGATGTTGATGTGAAAATCCCTAAAGCCGATATTGAAGTTAATGCACCAGATATTGACATCAATGCTCCAGAGTTAGACATTGAAG GTcctgagggaaaaatcaagggccCCAAGTTCAAGATTCCATCAATCTCTGGCCCAAATATTTCTATGCCAAATGTTGACTTCAACCTGAAAGGTCCAAAACTGAAAGGTGATGTTGATGTGTCCATTCCAAAAGTGGAAGGAGATcttaaagcaccaaaagttgaggTTGAAGGCCCAGACATTGAAGGACCTGCTGGTCGTTTTAAGATGGCAAAGTTCCGCATGCCATCATTCGGAATGAAGGGTCCAAAAGTGGAGGGTCCAGATGTTGATCTGAAAATTCCTAAAGCCGATATTGAAGTTAATGCACCAGATATTGACATCAATGCTCCAGAGTTAGACATTGAAGGTcctgagggaaaaatcaagggccCCAAGTTCAAGATCCCATCAATCTCTGGCCCAAATATTTCTATGCCAGATGTTGACTTCAACCTGAAAGGTCCAAAACTGAAAGGTGATGTTGATGTGTCCATGCCCAAAGTGGAAGGAGATCTTAAAGCACCAAAAGGTGAGATTGGAGGCCCAGTCATTGGAGGACCTCAGGGTCGTTTTAAGATGCCAAAGTTCCGCATGCCATCATTCGGAATGAAGGGTCCAAAAGTGGAAGGTCCAGATGTTGATGTGAAAATCCCTAAAGCTGATATTGAAGTTAATGCTCCAGATATGGACATCAGAGCTCCCGAGTTAAacattgaaggacctgagggaaAAACCAAGGGTCCCAAATTCAAGTTGCCAACAATGTCTGATCCAAAGATTTCTATGCCAGATGTTGACTTCAACCTGAAAGGTCCAAAACTGAAAGGTGATGTTGATGTGTCCATGCCCAAAGTGGAAGGAGATCTTAAAGCACCAAAAGGTGAGATTGAAGGCCCAGacattgaaggacctgagggtCATTTTAAGAAGCCAAAGTTCCACATGCCATCATTCGGAATGAAGGGTCCAAAAGTGGAGGGTCCAGATGTTGATGTGAAAATCCCTAAAGCTGATATTGGAGTTAAGGTTCCAGATATGGATATCAACGCTCCAGAATTAGACTTTGAAGGAcctgagggaaaaatcaagggccCCAAATTTAACATGCCATCAATCTCTGGTCCAAAGCTTTCTATGCCAGACTTTGACTTCAACCTGAAAGGTCCAAAACTGAAAGGTGATATTGACGTGTCCATTCCTAAAGTGGAAGGAGATcttaaagcaccaaaagttgagaTTGAAGGCCCAGACATTGAAGGACCTGATGGTCATTTTAAGATGCCAAAATTCCACATGCCATCATTCGGAATGAAGGGTCCAAAAGTCGAGGGTCCAGATGTCGATGTGAAAATCCCTAAAGCCGATATTGAAGTTAAGGCTCCAGATATAGATATCAATGCTCCAGAGTTAGacattgaaggacctgagggaaaaatcaagggccCCAAATTAAAGATCCCATCAATCTCTGGCCCAAAGATTTCAATGCCAGATGTTGATTTTAACCTGAAAGGTCCAAAACTGAAAGGTGATGTTGACATGTCCATTCCCAGAGTGGAAGGAGATCtcaaagcaccaaaagttgagaTTGGAGGCCCAGACATTGAAGGACCTCAGGGTCGTTTTAAGATGCCAAAGTTCCGCATGCCATCATTCGGAATGAAGGGTACAAAAGTGGAAGGTCCAGATGTTGATGTGAAAATCCCTGAAGCCGATATTGAAGTTAATGCTCCAGATATGGACATCAGAGCTCCCGAGTTAAacattgaaggacctgagggaaaaatcaagggTCCCAAAGTCAAGTTGCCAACAATGTCTGGTCCAAAGATTTCTATGCCAGATGTTGACTTCAACCTGAAAGGTCCAAAACTGAAAGGTGATGTTGACGTGTCCATGCCCAAAGTGGAAGGAGATCTTAAAGCACCAAACGTTGAGATTGAAGGCCCAGACATTGAAGGACCTGATGGTCGTTTTAAGATGCCAAAATTCCACATGCCATCATTCGGAATGAAGGGTCCAAAAGTGGAGGGTCCAGATGTGGATGTGAAAATCCCTAAAGCCGATATTGAAGTTAATGCACCAGATGTGGATATCAAAGCTCCAGAGTTAGACATTAAAGGAcctgagggaaaaatcaagggccCTAAATTTAACATGCCATCAATCTCTGGTCCAAAGCTTTCTATGCCAGACTTTGACTTCAACCTGAAAGGTCCAAAACTAAAAGGTGATATTGACGTGTCCATTCCTAAAGTGGAAGGAGATcttaaagcaccaaaagttgagaTTGAAGGCCCAGACATTGAAGGACCTGATGGTCGTGTTAAGATGCCAAAATTCCACATGCCATCATTCGGAATGAAGGGTCCAAAAGTGGAGGGTCCAGATGTCAATGTGAAAATCCCTAAAGAAGATATTGAAGTTAAGGCTCCAGATATAGATATCAATGCTCCAGAGTTAGacattgaaggacctgagggaaAAATAAAGGGCCCCAAATACAACATGCCATCATTCTCCGGTCCAAAGCTTTCTATGCCAGACTTTGACTTCAACCTGAAAGGTCCAAAACTGAAAGGTGATGTTGATGTGTCCATTCCTAAACTGGAAGGAGATATTGATGTACCAAAAGTTGAAATTGAAGGACCTGAGGGTGGTTTTAAgatgccaaaaatgaaaatgccatcATTTAAAATGAAGGGTCCACAAGTGGAGGGTCCAGATGTTGATGTGAAAATCCCTAAAGCTGATATTGAAGTTAAGGCTCCAGATATGGATATCAATGCTCCAGAGTTAGACATAGATTTGCCTGAAGGAAAAATCAAGGGCCCAAAAGTCAAGATGCCATCAGTATCTGGTCCTGAAGGTCCTAATGTTGAGATTAATTTTCCAgaaacaaatgtgaaaaagccAAAATTCAAAATGCCCAAGTTTGGATTTAAAGGGTCAAAAATTGAAGCACCTGATGTTGATTTCAAACATCCGAAAGGATCTAAAGTGAAAGGTCAAGCAGGTGTCAGTTTGGAGGGTGATGTCTTCATGCCAAAATTGGAAGTTGATTCTTCAAGTGTAGAAATTAAAAGTCCAGAGGGAGGATTCAAGATGCCAAAATTTAAAATGccaaaatttggttttaaatcacCCCAAGAAGATATTGATGTCAGTGTACCTTGTGGTGATGTTGATTTAAATTCACCTGATATTGACATCAAAACATGTGATCTTAAAGTTGAAGGACCTGAGGGACGAATCAAGGGCACCAAATTCAAAATGCCTTCTATATCTGGTACAAACATTTCTTTGCCAGATGTAGACTTAAACTTTAAAAGTCCAAAAGTCAAGAGTGATATTGATGTTTCTGGACCCAGGATTTCAGGGGACATAAAGGCTCCAAAGATGGATATTGAATGTCCTGATGTTGATTTAGAGGGCCCAGAAGGTGGTTTCAAAATGcctaaaatgaaaatgccatTATTTGGGTTCAAAGGTCCTAAATTGGAGGGCTCTGATATTGACATTAATCTCTCCAAAGCAGATGTTGACATTAAAGGACCTGAAATTGACATAAAAACACCTGATCTTGacattgaaggacctgagggGAAAATCAAAGGTCCCAAGTTCAACATGCCTTCCATATCAGGTCCAAAGATCTCTATGCAAGATGTCAACTTAAATCTTAAAAGCCCCAAAGTCAAGGGTGATTTGGATTTTTCTGTACCAAAGATTTCAGGGGACATAAAAGCTCCAAAAGTGGACATTGAAGGTCCTGATATTAATTTAGAGGGCCCAGAAGGTGACTTCAAAATGCCATCATTTGGGCTCAAAGGTCCTAAAGTGGAGGGCCCAGATGTTGACATCAGTCTTCCCAAAGCAGATGTTGACATTAAAGGACCTGAAATTGATGTTAAAGTTCCTGATCTTGACATTGAAGCCCCCGATGGTGGTTTAAAACATGTTAGGCCCCTCAAATTCACAGGTCCCAACCTTGGAATAAAGTCTTCAGGTGGCAATCTTTCAATGCCTGAAAAAGATTTAGGTGCGAGGATTGATGTCAAAAGCCCCGATATCAATATCAGTGGAACAGATGCAAATATCAAGGTgccaaaaatgaataaatctaaattttCAATTAGAGTTAAGAGCCCAAAACTGGATGCAGATATTCCTGATTCTGGTGGTAGTGCAGAAGGGCCTGATATAGATGTGAAAGAAAATAAGGGTAAATTCAAACTGTCTAAAGTGAAGGGAAAGTCTAAAACGTTTGATGGTGATCTCAAGTTGGAGACAAATGAACCTGACCTACAGATGAAGTCAATCAAAGTAAAGAAACCTCTTTTTGGAAAGTTACATTTTCCTAATGTGGAATTTGATATCAAATCTCCAAAAGTTAAAGGTAGTTCATCTGCATCTGGAACTATAAAATCTAATGTTGATTTGCCTTCTGCAAGCCTTAAAACTGatattcagacaccagatttCAGTGGTCCCAATTTCCAAACAAAAGGGGGAAAAATCAAAATGCTAAACCTCGGCATTTCTGGCTCTGAGATAAAAACTCCTGAACTGGATGTTAGAAATGTATCATTAGATCTTCCAGAAAAAGCTTTTAATTCCCAAGATGTCAGTGTAGCAGGATCAGGCATTAATGGAAAAAGCAGGGCTAACATTGACTTAGAAGGAAAAATACAGGATGTTAGGTTGACAGTGCCTGCTGTAAATGTTCATGGTGGTGCTTTAGATGCTGATTTAAATCTCACTGAACAAAAAGGAGTAAAAGGGAGCATAGAAATACCAGGCTTTAATGTACGAGGACAAAAAGAAGAGACTGCAAGTGGGCTAGACGTGAAGCCAGATGCATCATTATCTGGTGTGATGGAGTACCAAGATGTTAATGTAACCTTTCCTAAAATCAAAGTACCAAAGTTTGGTGTTGCATTGCCTAAAGTAGATTCAGGTGAATTGGCTGCTGGTTCTAAAGTTAGCTCCCAAAGTCTGGAAATGGAGAACACTGAAATGAAAAGCAGTGGTGGAAAAGTGAAAGTCAAAATGCCAAAATTATTTACCAAATCTAAATCTAAAGGTGGTAGTGCAGCTGATCTTACTGTTGAGGGAGAAGAAATTGATGTTACCAGTAAAGGTGGTGCAAAGGTGTCTAAGGAGTTTAGCCTTAGTTCTGGGGAATTGACAAGTGGCAAGTTAGCAGTAGAGGGAAGTTCTGGGTTTAAAGTTACACCAAAGAGTAAATCTGCCTCCCTTGACCTCTTAAAAAGAAAACCGCTTCACTCATCTTCTGTAAGTGATGAGGGAGGTTTAGCTTCCCCTGTTTCTGCTGAAGGCCACTTACAGACAGAGGGTGGCAATGTTTCAGTTGATGTTGGAGAAAAGGTTAAAGGCAAAAAAGGAAAGTTCAAGTTTGCCACAGTTGGAGGTTTTAGCTCAAAAAGTAAAGGTTCATATGAAGTGACCGATGAAAGCGAAGTTAGAATGGAGGGTGCTGGTGGAGTTGCTCAGTCTTCAAAGAAGTCCAGAATGTCATCATCATCTAGCAATGACAGTGGTTCAAAAAGCAGTTTTCGGTTACCACGACTCGAAATTGCGGTTTcccaaaaaaaatag